The Telopea speciosissima isolate NSW1024214 ecotype Mountain lineage unplaced genomic scaffold, Tspe_v1 Tspe_v1.0351, whole genome shotgun sequence genome has a window encoding:
- the LOC122647993 gene encoding uncharacterized protein LOC122647993: MERLSYARLCVEVSTDRDLPSSVPVYGDDGLVFYQKVVYDWKPPLCKHCRVFGHLLDNCLFGKQDSNMNKSRSKKEWRVKGVAGNNGGAMGGGNGDGQQVHNDEVGDEQPDSGAGANTKGLDSVSLISIKNKGNGSFKSAGNHPKIRELSQSNPFAILEDLTEEVHYDPEDLMLDSESCAILLGNELLEGADFEEDIQPNPLAIIPKEKDGVIGEFCGENPIYNGNHVSVELAKAKSVEDIREATDSAEVAPNHSMRQTPIQIQRNGAAHMEGDNLLEDSILSNEKESAPMKSLTNFDKLRKQSAEIRAAQGQLGKGWDPYFYDVVLVQKSKQFIHAKVSIVGTSVFFFCTVVYALNSVVARKELWEDVGAIASAIINPWAILGDFNVIRSNNEKIGRDPVRIEAMDDFNSFIDGAGLLDLKWKGEALTWNNRQVGDARICCKLDRVLVNLAWMDVFRSSDAIFYPPGLSDHSPMVVAVGWEQPVNLALNPILKFAARLRNVKKGLRSWNKECVGDVFLAVKEAEADLFQIQRQLSEHPDEPNLVLMEKQAKKKLWEALATEEKFLKENGFFPSSIPLQHGLSQAHQESLTRRISNKEIMEVVFAFKNSKAPGPDGFGAAFYKHSWEIVGEDLTLAVKWVFMKSYLPSSVNATFICLIPKTGDVTSFAGYRPIALCNLFYKIITKVLSNRLQGVIGQVVSDYQSAFIKGRSRLDGWKARLLSFAGRLQLLVSVLQGCYIYWSRLFGLPGALKTKLESMFSNFLWAGPSLHRK, encoded by the exons ATGGAGAGGCTATCTTATGCCCGATTATGTGTGGAAGTTTCTACAGATAGGGATCTTCCCTCTTCTGTTCCAGTCTATGGAGATGACGGTCTTGTTTTTTATCAAAAAGTtgtttatgattggaagcccCCTCTTTGTAAGCATTGTAGAGTTTTTGGCCATCTCTTAGATAATTGTTTGTTTGGCAAACAAGACTCAAATATGAATAAGTCACGGTCTAAGAAGGAATGGCGAGTGAAAGGTGTTGCCGGAAATAATGGAGGTGCCATGGGTGGCGGCAATGGAGACGGGCAGCAGGTTCATAATGATGAAGTAGGAGATGAACAGCCGGATAGTGGAGCTGGTGCAAATACAAAAGGATTGGATTCAGTTTCCTTAATTTCTATCAAGAATAAAGGGAATGGGAGTTTCAAATCTGCAGGGAATCATCCGAAGATCAGGGAGCTGTCTCAATCTAATCCTTTTGCCATTTTGGAAGATCTTACGGAGGAGGTGCATTATGATCCTGAAGATTTAATGCTGGATTCGGAATCATGTGCTATTTTATTAGGGAATGAATTACTTGAGGGAGCAGATTTTGAGGAGGATATTCAACCCAATCCGTTAGCAATTATTCCTAAGGAGAAAGATGGAGTCATTGGAGAGTTTTGTGGGGAGAATCCAATCTATAATGGTAACCATGTTAGTGTGGAGCTGGCTAAGGCAAAATCCGTGGAAGATATTAGAGAAGCAACAGATTCTGCTGAGGTGGCGCCTAATCATTCAATGAGACAAActccaattcaaattcaaaggaaTGGTGCGGCCCATATGGAAGGAGATAACTTATTGGAGGATTCTATTCTATCAAATGAGAAGGAGTCAGCCCCTATGAAATCTCTCACTAATTTTGATAAACTTAGAAAGCAATCTGCTGAGATTCGTGCAGCTCAAGGGCAACTGGGGAAAG GTTGGGACCCGTATTTTTATGATGTGGTTTTGGTGCAAAAATCCAAACAGTTCATACATGCTAAGGTGTCAATTGTGGGTACCTcggtgtttttcttttgtactgTTGTTTATGCTCTTAATTCTGTGGTGGCTAGGAAGGAATTGTGGGAGGATGTTGGGGCTATTGCTAGTGCCATTATTAACCCTTGGGCTATactaggggattttaatgtgattCGAAGTAACAATGAAAAAATTGGAAGGGACCCTGTCCGGATTGAAGctatggatgattttaattcgTTTATAGATGGTGCTGGGCTTCTAGACTTGAAATGGAAAGGGGAGGCTTTGACCTGGAATAATAGACAAGTGGGAGATGCAAGAATTTGTTGCAAGCTTGATAGGGTTCTGGTCAATTtagcttggatggatgtgtttagATCCTCTGATGCAATCTTTTACCCTCCTGGGCTTTCTGATCATTCTCCAATGGTGGTGGCTGTG GGGTGGGAGCAGCCTGTGAATTTGGCTCTTAATCCCATTCTTAAGTTTGCGGCCAGATTGAGGAATGTCAAAAAAGGGTTGAGGAGCTGGAATAAGGAGTGTGTGGGGGATGTTTTTCTTGCAGTAAAGGAGGCTGAGGCTGATTTGTTTCAGATCCAGAGGCAGCTTAGTGAGCACCCTGATGAACCGAATTTGGTGCTGATGGAGAAACAGGCTAAAAAGAAACTTTGGGAGGCTTTGGCTACTgaagagaaatttttgaaagaaaa TGGTTTCTTTCCTAGCTCTATTCCTTTGCAACATGGTTTGTCTCAAGCTCATCAGGAAAGCCTTACTAGGAGAATctctaataaggagattatggaggttgtgtttgcttttaaGAATTCTAAGGCTCCAGGACCAGATGGTTTTGGAGCAGCCTTTTACAAGCATTCATGGGAGATTGTGGGAGAAGATTTGACTCTGGCTGTAAAGTGGGTCTTCATGAAGTCTTACCTTCCTAGTTCggttaatgctacttttatctGCCTTATCCCTAAGACAGGAGATGTAACCTCATTTGCGGGATATAGGCCtatagccctttgcaatctcttttacaaaatcattaccAAAGTGTTATCCAATAGGCTGCAAGGAGTGATTGGGCAGGTGGTCAGTGACTATCAGTCTGCTTTCATCAAGGGCAG GAGCAgacttgatggatggaaggctcGGCTCTTATCTTTTGCAGGGAGGCTTCAGCTGTTGGTCTCAGTCCTTCAGGGGTGTTATATCTATTGGTCAAGACTCTTTGGTttgcctggtgctctcaagacAAAGCTGGAGTCTATGTTCTCGAATTTTCTATGGGCTGGCCCATCTCTtcatcgtaag